DNA sequence from the Acanthochromis polyacanthus isolate Apoly-LR-REF ecotype Palm Island chromosome 5, KAUST_Apoly_ChrSc, whole genome shotgun sequence genome:
CTTAGTGgtaataaatcattaaagatCATAAAAGTGTACAGGTTATCATTACACCGTCAAATGGCAGTTAAGTGACAATGCATCTCAGGTGACGTTGAGGACTAATGCAAAAGTAACCAGTCGTGTAGTAAATCACGTCGTGCAAGGAGTAAATAAGTGAAGCGATgcattagttttttaaaaagtgacaagTAATCTGTAatgcatttttggaaaaatggattttaaacaaacaaattttTTGAGTAAGGTGACATGCTGTTTAGTTTTTGAGCAGCTCTCTTTAGCTCTCTGTCATgcaatttatttttcacatcAGAAACAGACTTTGATGAGTAAAATCAGTGGAACTCCACTTTAAAATAGAAATTGTTGATATGAATGTAGTTGAGAGTCGATTTAGTTCAATGTACCACAAATGTGATATAAAACCTTTTGCAAAAGATCATCTCTATTTACACAGTAAAGGTACAGTGGTTGTAAGGGCATtgctgtgtttcagtgtgttcttTTAATACTGATACTTATAGTGCATACTTGTATTCTTCATGTAAAAAAGCCTGAAATAAAACATCCGCTATTTTACCTAAAGCTGCTGAGCAAAACAAAGAGCTCATATTCAACacttgtggttttattttttttaagaagtcacaaaaataatatttaaaacatttaaatgaatattAATACATGACAGCCAGCCGGATTATTTTAGAGAACTTGTCACAAATTGCTTTCCGCAGGCTGGTTTTCTTTTACTCCATAAGGAAGCAGAAAGTAGATCATCAGCTAAGTTTACACAGTTGTGAAAGATGGGAAAGTCGAAACATTAGGCAATGATGCActtttttactgcaaatttCATATTCAAAGAATAACAAACATGAAGTGTTTTACACAATTGCCTTTCCTACTTCAGTTTTGGTTGAACTAATTAGTCTCATATGTgcttttgtagtattttttcaTTAACGTCTGGGACAAAGGGTTGAACATCACTGTGTTTTTACTATAAATGTAGATTAGAACTCTTGACCTTTTCAGTTCTGTGTGATCTTTATCTAGTTTTGATGTCCTTACAATATTATGTCCCAGCTTAAAGTTCAATATTTTGGCTTATTCTCTGGAAAAACATCAGAAAGCTCCTGCAGTCTAAAAGCCAAATGAATGCTCTCCTTGTGAACAGACAAAACCTTGGAAAAGCCTTTTTTTCCTGTTGGAGCAGCCTTTCAGTTATCTTTTCCCTTGAGCCCCAACAGTACAGGTAGTGTGTCGTCAGGGACTCCACTGAAAAACTGAGCTCTTTCTCTGCTACAGTGTGTACTATCCTACTCATTCATCCCTGGGAGAAATGTTTGACCAGGTTTTTACAACAGACTGTTGACTGATAAtctaagaaagaaagaaagaaagaaagaaagaaagaaagaaagaaagaaagaaagaaagaaagatgctGAGAATTGAGACTGAGATATTTTCTGAGcaaatgcaatttaaatgtttttctccgcaaccttttgccacacatttatgttgtGCTACTTTCATGGTTGATGCAGGTTTCTGTTATGTGTCATTGTCATTTGATATGGATATGGCTATGGATGTGATCACCTTCACAAGTGGAAGATTTATTGTTATTGCAGGTCAATAGCCTGGCATTTGTGACACTGTAAATTGCTCCTGTTATTTTGCCAACCTCCTTCTGTGTGCAGATCTGCACTTGTTGACAGTCAGACTGCCTCACTGTGTCCTCAAGTCTGCCCTTACGCAGcttcatcattttctggttACTGCTGCTCTCTGGTGGAGACTTGCAAAGGTTCACACAGGAAGGATTgatggaaaaggaaaacaacctGTTGGTCTGGGAGGCTAAAAATGATATATAGTGACTCAAGTCATTATATTAAGTAAAAGCAATTATAGTATGTAAACATTCTGATCTgatgaaaatatgtaaaactaatgcagaatggaCTCAAAGTGTTAATGGTCACACATTACATCATTGATTAGGGTATTGTTGCCAATGCACTGATAAGTGGGCATTATTTCAAGGTGAAAGTATTTGTTACTGGGCAGCTTAGCTACAGTACGGCATCTTGCTGGGTCCATTCTGGGGCTTGTAAATGTTCCTTAGCTCAGAGTAGAAGAGAAGAAGACTATTAGTAGGCTAAAGGTTTATGCTCATACGATTGGCAATTAATCAAATATCTGGTAATTTATAGGCTactatgttgtgattttactggtctggcccactttagatcaaattgggctgcttgaatagaatagaacaatAGAATACAAgatttttattgtcagtttcTCTATATATCCAGGGCACACAGAGGAAAATCGACCTATGAGCTGACTGTAGTGTAatatacactggaaaaaaatgcccctctcaaaacaagaaaaaaaaacttatttcaagtaACTTTAACCTTGAAATAAgcgaaaaatctgccaatagcacaagtgaaaaaatggcttggtaagatttcttgaaataagatatatttaaaatgtttagatcttaaaattagctgggaaaacttattttaagctatattttaccagcattgtcaagcttaggtgttttaaccctcctgttgtcctcatttacgggcaccaaaaaattttgttgccttgtctgaaaaaagaaatctgcaaaaaaattcctcaaatttgtaaaaaaaaattgcaaaatcttcaggaagaaaattccttaaaaatttcccttaaaagttttattttgtaaaaacaaaaaatcacagaattttgGCAAgaaatcaaaatttaaaaaatctaaaaattgtaaatatttatgaaaaattgataaaaaaaatcctaaaaacatctaaacatctaatatatatatatatatatatatatacacacacacacacacacacacacacacacacacacacacacacacacacatttttaaactttaaaacgggtcaattagACCCGCAgcatgacaggagggttaattatacataatttcaagattgtttgacttaaaaaGATATATAAGATgctttgtcttaaaacaagtccctccactttgctgaaatgtcacttgttaagtgaatttatcttaaatcaagtgggaagTAACATTTgtactaaaaataagacaaacagatttggtaagattttgagtttttgcagtgtaggaCAGCTTATTGAGGTGATAATAGAGTAAATGTTGTAGTAGCTTGTTGATATATGCTGAACCCCTGAACTAAAGCGAGTTTGAGCCTGCTGTTGTGCAGGAAGTCATGGTTTTTCTGCATGTCGTGGTTTCACTGTGTGCTTCTTTAAGCCCTTGCTCGTCTGGTCTGTAGTGGTGACGTGTCTCTTaagtttctcctcctcctgctgccggCGCTTCATAGTGAGACTGATTCCGATCTGATTTACACTGAGAAGCTGCTTTTAAGAGGACAGCTGGGACAACATGGGCAGTGAGTATTACTTGGGCGACTCAGTTGTATGAAACTGATGTGTATAGTCCGTGTAGTGAAGCTGAAATCGCGGTTTGATGTGTTTTCACACAACTTGGTTAGCTAACGGTATTAGCGTTTGGCTTTGATAACAGGGGGCTAGCTGCTGATGCTAGCTCGCTGCTTTGGTGATAGTGACTTTTTGTGCCTGCTACGAACTGTTTCTGGGAAGAAGTTATCTGTGGATACGGTGTAATCTCTTGGTAGTAGTATTGCAAGCTGTATTCCCTGCCTGTGGTCCAGTTATTGAAGCGTTCCGGTCGTCGAGTTGGCTGGAAACCTCCTGTTAGCTCTGTAGTTAGCCACTCATTCAAAGACACTGACAGTCTAGTGATGACGACGCATAACACAACTGGTGTTATCTTCAATCTACTGTGGCTGCAATCTGATTAATACTACTAGAAACGTGGGACAGAGACAGCGTGAAGATCTAGCAAAACAGCAGGAAACATTATGATCAAAAATCCTTTATTTGACACCCAATCTGGGTATTGTACATTCAAATCTGCCCAGAGTCCGCCCCCCATTCACTGCCACGTCCCATTGAAGACCAGCTTTTATTTCAactcatgttttctttatttcagtCAAATTCTTGGAGGTGATCAAGCCGTTCTGTGCAGTGCTGCCAGAGATCCAAAAACCTGAAAGAAAGGTGTGTATTTTTAACCGCATGTCCATTTTAATAGTACAGTTACAGGTGGAAATGCGGAAGCTTTATGCTAACTTTGATTTTAGCTGCATCCTTGCTAAGCttcttttaatgtgtttgaCCAACAGATCCAGTTCAGAGAAAAGGTGTTATGGACTGCCATCACTCTTTTCATCTTTCTGGTGTGTTGCCAGGTAAGTGTCACTCTTAATTatggtttgtatttttgtataaATAGGTTATTCCAGTCAgcttttatgaagaaaaatgaccaaTAAAATCTTTAACTCTGTACAGTAGTACAAATTTGACTGGAATATTTATTAGTTTACACTAAGGACAGTAGAAATGCTGTGATTCATTCATATGTTCTGTATATATTGGTACGATTCTAACCATGCTTAATTAATTATCATTAcctattctgttattttttgaaTGAGAATTTTGTGCTCAAAATCTTACAGAATTTTACATTTGCTTTGATAGTATGGTGGGATAGTTGTCCAAATATGGATTCTGTTTCTGATTGTCACTCAAAAAATACCAAGATAATTATTGACAGTATGTGTTGTGCAAAGGCAAGCAATTATTTCTATTTGAAAAGCTGCAatttaacaatgtttttttttttttttgctttttttgaggTTTTACttaattaaattaatgaaaattgTCAATAAGGTATTTGTGTGCTCATTGAATAATAGTTTATTGATCAATCAATAAGTTAAATGTGTCTGATTGAAATATCAAAGCTGTGTCCTGTGTGTCCACTTTATTCTCCAACAGTCAAGCTGAAGACATAGACTTGTAAATAGTGTTATATGTTGTAAATGAAAGACTTTAATCAGAGCCTGCAGACGCATTATTTTAAATACTTCCTAGTTCATAGAGgcaaaatgtattaaaacaacaacattttccAACACTGTTAAAACTCTGCTCTTCTAGATTCCTCTCTTTGGCATCATGTCCTCAGACTCTGCAGATCCCTTCTACTGGATGAGAGTAATTCTGGCTTCCAACAGAGGTCCATATTTGTCTGGATAATATtcaataaaacaagaaattcATCTCTGGTGTCCTGCTGGTATCTTCTAACTCTAATATCTCCCTCCAGGTACCCTGATGGAGCTGGGTATCTCACCTATCGTCACCTCAGGCCTGATAATGCAGCTGCTTGCAGGAGCAAAGATCATTGAGGTCGGAGACACACCAAAGGACAGAGCTCTGTTCAATGGGGCTCAAAAATGTAAGTAGACTCTCATCAGGTGGTGATTTTAGGTGTTAAAAGTTTTAATCTTTAGGTTCTCTGACCTCTGCTAATATTTGCAGTGTTTGGGATGATCATCACCATTGGCCAGGCTATTGTGTACGTGATGACCGGCATGTATGGAGATCCGTCAGAGATGGGTGCTGGAATCTGTCTGCTCATCATCATTCAGGTAGGAACAGGAGAATTTACTTATATTTGTCATGACTGATTGCCTAATTTAGgacaacatttacataaaaaagcTTTGAGTATACGCTTGCAGTTAAAGTGTTATAAGCACAAACGCATGTGGATTATAACTGCTACTTTTCTTCTGGGTGTTTTTACAATTAAATCCTGTTTTAGTTTAGATCACTATAAGCTTCTTTGCTTCTCCTGAGTTCCCTTAAGCACTAGGGATTTATAATTACAGACGTTCATAATTTCACAGCGAccagaaattaaaaaatgttcaaaataggCGTGCCCACTGGTTGAGCAGGCGACCCATAAACAGTGGTTATAGTTCCTGACACggcggcctgggttcgatttcagctcacagccctttgctgcaggtcttccctcCATTCTTCTGCCCTACCTTCCTGTTTGCCTCTCAATGaatcctgtcaaataaagccaaagaaaacacttttataaaaaatgttcaaatgaagTGTCTCAAAACTGCCACTTCTCAGTCTAATAGCTGTAAACATTCATAAGCTATAGACTTTGGATAATTTATTATCACTGATAAAGCTGACAAATAAATATTTCCTCATTTTCAAGCAGTGCAGGTAATTCCAGCCTCATGCATGTCTCGTACATATTTAGCTGGGATAACTGTTACACTGACATTTTTGCCTGTGTAAACGCTTTGTGACTCATCAAAGAAACCCGATCACCTCCGTCTGCATGTACTTTTCAGAGACTTGGACTTTAAAATAATAGTTTTCtcacaaataaaatatgttcTGGTGTAATCGTAAGAAAAGGCATTGAAAACCAAACGATCTAAAGTATTGTCAGAATCAGATGTGGATACGCTCCAAAGAGATGTGCATTCATAGCAAAGAGAAACATTTTCACATGACTGCGTCAGTGCTTTTCCAGCTGACTGGacctgttgtgtttttctgtagcTGTTTGTGGCAGGTCTgattgtgctgctgctggatgagTTGCTCCAAAAGGGCTATGGTCTCGGTTCAGGAATCTCACTGTTCATCGCTACAAACATCTGTGAGACGATCGTCTGGAAGGCCTTCAGCCCCACCACTGTGAACACTGGAAGAGGTTAGAGGCCACAAATTGATCCATGAATAAGTCATTTCTATACAAACAAAGGATAATATAGCAGTCCAGAgaaatgtttgtaatttttctgACTCTTTGTGTTTGAAGGTACCGAGTTTGAGGGAGCAATCATTGCTCTTTTCCACCTGCTTGCTACAAGGACAGACAAAGTGCGAGCTCTGAGAGAGGCTTTctacagacagaacctgcccAACCTCATGAACCTCATCGccacagtatttgtttttgctgtagtGATATACTTTCAGGTGAGCTGCTGTCCCATCTTTATTTCAGATGTGAAACTTCTTAAGGTCAGaatgatgatttttctctttcaacATTCGCTTCCTCTCACAGGGATTCAGGGTGGATCTGCCCATCAAGTCAGCTCGCTACCGCGGCCAGTACAACACCTACCCTATCAAGCTGTTCTACACCTCCAACATTCCCATCATCCTGCAGTCTGCCTTAGTGTCCAACTTGTACGTTATCTCCCAGATGCTCTCCACACGATTCAGTGGCAATTTCCTGGTTAATCTGCTTGGAACGTGGTCTGTAAGTATACGTTTAACCTGAGCTTTTCACACAACTTTCAGTTTGCTGTCTTCGGTTGTTGTCTTGCTTGCTAATGCACATTTTGTCACCATCTTACTATAGATATACCTTTACTGTGACTTCATTTCTTCTAAAAATGAACCCTTAATGGCATGTCTCTGGTCTTTATGCCTTTTATTTAAGCCCTCACCTCCCTGATATTTCTCAAACTGTTTCTCTTCATTACAtttctgctgtcagaatgtccataattccttaaaaagGCATAATTATTCCAGTGTTTTTCTCAGCAAAGCGGATAGCATGGCTAGAGACTTGATGAATGTAGGCGCTTAACTACAGATTCTGGTTGTATGTTCGAGTTCACTGTCATATTATCATGATGGTTCAGCTCTTTGCTCTGAGGTTTAGtacagagcagcattttctttgataCTTTTTATGACAGCAGCTCTGTCAGATTGTAAATCGAACTAAAGCATGAAACTGACCTGACTTTTAATGATACAGCGGTGAAGATACCATCCAATAAGCGGTCTTTTGTCTGTGTAGACATTTTTGGCCGAGACGTCTTGGATTCCAGATGTGCTTTAGTAACTTTATGTTTTTGGTATCTTTTCAATAACGGAGcgtttttctgctgtgtttgtagGACACGTCGTCTGGCGGCCCGGCCCGTGCCTACCCTGTCGGTGGACTCTGTTACTACCTCTCTCCACCTGAGTCATTCGGCTCCGTTCTAGAAGATCCAGTCCACGCTCTCATCTACATTTTCTTCATGCTCGGCTCCTGCGCCTTTTTCTCCAAAACCTGGATCGAAGTCTCCGGCTCCTCTGCGAAAGATGTAAGTCATAACTGCTTTCCTTTCAGCTGATGTTATTGGTTTACTTCAAAGAGCCTTTGTGATACagttctgttctttgttttcatccAGGTGGCGAAACAGCTGAAGGAGCAGCAGATGGTGATGAGGGGACACAGAGAAACCTCAATGGTCCATGAACTGAACAGGTAAAGTGgaaaaatattcttaaagacTGTTTTTGTTGCTCATCAGCTGCATAACCCAAACATGTTATAATGAGCCAAACAAGTTCAAAGTGAGAAAAGTTGGGTCACAATAAACTTTAACTGTTTGGTAACTTCAGAAAGCAGGACAAAGCAAAGCAATATGCTGCAGGCATTGTAAAGTTTGGAGAAATATGTAAGGAATTCAGCCTCACAAATCTAGACTCTATGTGTCTGGACAATTTTGGAAACGCACATCCTGGTAGTTCTTTTCACTATAAGACATGTTTATGAACTGCAGCAAAAAGGTTCAGGAGTACGAACTAAAACTATTGATGGCTGGACTCCATGTAGCTGCTGTGGTTTCAGTGTCCTGGTATTATTGATGCTAGCTGCTTGGCAAATTGCCAGGGCTTATGGAAACAATAAAGCCACACAAAGTTATCGTTATTGTTAATACCCGTGCTACCCTACTTAGTTCGTCTATCGATCCAGTCCGGAGCAGGTTTAAAGAACATGAGGAGGCTTTTAGTGAAAGTAATTTGTTGCTGCCTCAGAAAATATTGATCTGCATCAAACTCTGTGTCAAATGAGAATTTAATTGAATGGGTTCTTCTTTAATGTCATCTTAATTTAAGGTCCATTTTGTaacctttttaaattttttcagCTCTGCTCTGGTGTCATTAAGATACCGTCATCTTCAGATGAGATTATTTTGTCACACAGTCTGATCCCAGGATCAAAACTGAACCTCCATGCTCCGGTACTTTATATGTCCTAAATAGATTTTAGCTTTAAGTGCGACTGAAACCTTTTTACAATAGCAAAGAAAGGCTGAAGATGTtataatacacaaaataataatagagCAACAAGTCAAGAATGTGACTTTGTTTCTTAATGTGAATGTTATTCTCAATTTTGTGCAGCTTTTTCAATTGGTTGTGCACACTTGCAGAAATGGATTTTGGGAACGTTTTAGTTTCCTTCAGGACTCTTGCACTCTTCCCTTGTTCACAGTTGTCGTGCTAAGCTTAAGTCTTATTGAGAAGACTAACTTGTGAATGGTGTTAATGTTCTCATCTAGCTCCCATTAAGAAAGTAAATaggtttatttcttttttttttgatattttatttttgcctttttcggCTTTATTAGATAGTGGCAGTGAAGGTAGACAGGAAACGGGGGAgaagaagagtagggggaagacatgcaagaatcgaacccgggcctcTGCGCCGCAGATCAGTCCCTGTAATAGGTCGCCtacttaacccgttgagctatgtGGGCGCCCCAAATAAGTTTATTTCTGAAAATCTTGAACTACGCCTTTAATCACTACTCCACTATAAACATGAATGTTTTAAGTGTTGCTATTCTTCTTCTATTATGTTAATCTCCCTGCTTTGATTTTCAGGTACATTCCCACTGCTGCTGCCTTCGGTGGTCTGTGCATCGGCGGGTTATCGGTGATGGCCGACTTCCTTGGAGCCATCGGCTCTGGCACTGGTATCCTGCTGGCCGTCACCATCATCTACCAGTACTTTGAGATCTTTGTGAAAGAACAGAGCGAAGTAGGCAGCATGGGAGCCCTGCTCTTCTAGAAAAGTTATTATCCTCCCACCGTCTACCAACTTTTACTAGGATCACCAACCTTGCATTTATTCTACATCCATGTGAAGCTCCTGCATCATCGGCTCCGCAATTTCAGGATGTTCGAGGAACCTTCAGGAATCTCAGCTGAAATCGGACGCTGCGAGGTGGTGGGACTATGTGATGACATCATTCGCTCCCCCACATATCATCCAAagtgacacaaagaacaactcTTCAGCCGTACTTACTCGAGATTAAAGCACCGCAAGATTCACTTAGAGGCTTCTTGCAGgagtttggtctttttttttcagactgaGAAGCGAGCGCTTCAGTATGCAGGCATACTTGATTTGGATGACGGCGGTAAACTGCCTGCTGTGTGCTTAGTGTTATCCTAGGTTCTACTTTTactttcagctttattttattttctgttaaccTGCCATTCAGGTGAATGTGTGGACCAGGAGCTGAACTGTCAGACGCTGAGTCGAGTACTGTAAATGTTCTGGATTTGTGACCCTGTATTATAGCCTGTATTTGTTCAGGGTTATGTAAGAAGAGGATGTGGAGCTCATATTGGGGTCCAGCTTCAAAAGATAATTTTTGAACAGTCATCCAGTAAAACATTCATAGCCAGGGTCTGTGTGGTTTAGATGTATAGCATTCCCAGGGAGCTGCAGTATTAACTCACAGTCACATTCATTCTTATTACCCACCTGAggtcttcttgtttttttttttaaattgtcttcTCTATGTATACTTTCACTAATCATGTTTTCAGAGCAACTCTGATCTCCTGTACATAGGCCATTCATTGAATAACTTTGAATTTGTCTTAAGTGTAAGATAAAGTCTTTGAATATGTAAAGATAATGCATTTCAGAACAAACTTATATAAAGAAACATTCTCAATAAAAACTTTTGTGGAAAAAGTCTTTCAGTTTTGATCGGTTTCCTTTGTTGtgtctataaaatatttatcttatttataGTCAACATATTTTTATGGCTTTTGGCCACATTGTGTAATGTAATTCTCAATGTGAACTTTAGTCAGCTGATGCTTGGGGAAATATTTGGGTGATTTTTATATACTGGAAATGACAAATCATATCAGCAATGTAAAAAGTCGATGAGGATGTTGATGCTGCTTGTGAATGTTGTCCCACTTATGCTAAAGGACCTGGAGAAGTTGGTGGACTTTTTGGAGAACAGGATCATATTGCTGCACACATCTATTGAGAGCTGCCTTAAACTATTCCTCAGATGACAAATGGTGGAGTTGTGGACGTTTAAGATCCTGACTGACCCTAATTGACAAGCAGCATCCATCATGTCAGCAGTCTGATCTCatctttctgttgtcatttgtgGCAAGGTGTTATGTGAATAAAGCTCCATTTTAAGTTGACTTTTCATTGTCATTCAaatgagtgtctgtgtgttgatCACACTctgatcattgtcctttaaagCCTCACCTGGCTGTAGATTAACTCAGTGGTAGAGAATGTGTCACCAGTTGAACagttcaaaaatgttttatacaCAGGGCAAAACAGCATTTCATAGATAGATAGCTAGATAAATGCTTTactaatcctgagggaaattcaagtgttcagcagctttcatacaacaacataaaataacatgtttctatttttatgctGGTAAAATCATCTTTATTGCATCTTTGCAAGAATTCTGTGTAGATGTATgtaataatttcattttatatatatttgtagGTATAACATTATTCTGAAAGTAAAAGGGAAACGGCaaaattttatcattttctttaaaagccACTTTGTGTGAAATGACAGTGGAAATAGACTGTAATTACACGTGAGACCTGCAGGGGGCAGAAGGGAATACCGCGGCGTTAAGGCTGCTGGAGCAGAAGAAGAGGACTCGCAAGGATAGTTGTGAAACAGAGTCCGTGATGGAGCCGACAGTGATGGACTGAAACCTGTCACATGTTTAATTTCTGTTTAGTCTTTCTCTGTGAGAGTCCTCGGTGAGCTGAAAGCTGCTGCCGTGAATCAGAAGAAGGAATTTAATCTGCTCCAGCGTGAAGAAATGAGCTCGGTGCGACAGGAAGGTAACCATGCTGTGCTAGCCGGCTAACTTCTCTCAGAGCTCACAGTCAAGTTTAGCTCAGTCTGAATGACAAATAGATGTCGGTGTAGTTAAAAAAAGTGTAGTAACAACAAGCCTCTTGCTAAGATGTGAATTTGGACTGTTAAAATGTGTAATTGCGCATTGTGAAAGAGCAGGAGTGTTAGCCACCTGTAACCATCACACAGTTTAACCTTGACCAGGTTAAATACAGAATTTATTACTCATCGGGAGATGTTTCACACTGAAAGCTACTATGACTGTCTAGGTTGTGATCCACTAGCTGAAAGTAGATCAATGCATTTGTTTAAGCACGCTGCTTAAGTATTAGATTGAAATGCTCCtactttatttacatttcacactattttttaagtaaaatattgTGCTTCAttcttcatttcatttaattgaCAGATGTATGCAGCATCTATTGTATTTGGcgttttctgtgacattttctaCCTTCAGCTCAACAGCGATCAGACTAAAACACCATGTATCATCGTTGAACGTACCACAGTTAATGTTATGACTGAGCACacagtgtactgatgacagtctcaaaacacagattcagacttcctgGGTGCAGGTTGCTTTGTGCTTTGTCAAACATTTATAGCAGAGTTACTCCAATATTGGCACAatagcagagttgtaggtgagctggtgtgctcaaaaTTCAATGAGTAAAGAGGGATGAATGATGAGAGAGGTAAGGACTTAATAGATCTACACATTCTAGAGAAGACAGTGTGCTGTTAGTGTTG
Encoded proteins:
- the sec61a1 gene encoding protein transport protein Sec61 subunit alpha-like 1 — its product is MGIKFLEVIKPFCAVLPEIQKPERKIQFREKVLWTAITLFIFLVCCQIPLFGIMSSDSADPFYWMRVILASNRGTLMELGISPIVTSGLIMQLLAGAKIIEVGDTPKDRALFNGAQKLFGMIITIGQAIVYVMTGMYGDPSEMGAGICLLIIIQLFVAGLIVLLLDELLQKGYGLGSGISLFIATNICETIVWKAFSPTTVNTGRGTEFEGAIIALFHLLATRTDKVRALREAFYRQNLPNLMNLIATVFVFAVVIYFQGFRVDLPIKSARYRGQYNTYPIKLFYTSNIPIILQSALVSNLYVISQMLSTRFSGNFLVNLLGTWSDTSSGGPARAYPVGGLCYYLSPPESFGSVLEDPVHALIYIFFMLGSCAFFSKTWIEVSGSSAKDVAKQLKEQQMVMRGHRETSMVHELNRYIPTAAAFGGLCIGGLSVMADFLGAIGSGTGILLAVTIIYQYFEIFVKEQSEVGSMGALLF